In Campylobacter showae, a single window of DNA contains:
- a CDS encoding type II toxin-antitoxin system RelE/ParE family toxin: MVIKYAGEFLDELGEIADYIARDSKSRADTFIQNLKAQIIKIPDMPYSYRKNKTIDRENIRDLIFKGYTVTFSISDNAIEILGIYKRNLTRFS; encoded by the coding sequence GTGGTAATTAAATACGCCGGTGAGTTTTTGGATGAATTAGGCGAAATCGCCGATTATATCGCTAGAGATAGTAAATCAAGGGCAGATACTTTTATACAAAATTTAAAAGCCCAGATCATAAAAATCCCGGATATGCCTTACTCCTACCGCAAAAACAAGACTATCGACCGAGAAAACATAAGAGATTTAATTTTTAAAGGCTACACTGTTACTTTTTCGATCAGCGATAATGCGATAGAAATATTGGGGATCTATAAGCGAAATTTGACGCGTTTCTCCTAA